CCGGCGACAACCGCCGCACGGCCGAGGCCATCGCGGCGCAGGCGGGCATCGCGCCCGACCACGTGCTCGCCGAGGTGCTCCCCGAGCACAAGGCCGAGGAGGTCGCGAAGCTTCAGGCGCGCGGCCTCACGGTGGCGATGGTGGGCGACGGGATCAACGACACGCCGGCGCTGGCGCAGGCCGACGTGGGTATCGCCATGGGCGCAGGCACCGACATCGCCATGGAGACCGGCGGTATCGTGCTCATCAAGAACGACCTGCGTGACGTGGTGACGGCCATCGAGCTCTCACGCGCCACCATCAGGAAGATCCACCAGAACTTCTTCTGGGCGCTCGGCTACAACTCGCTCGGCATCCCGGTGGCCGCCCTCGGCCTGCTCAAGCCCGAGCTCGCCGGCGCCGCGATGGCGCTCTCGTCCGTAAGCGTCGTGACCAGCTCGCTCATGCTGCGGCGTTTCCGGCCGAGCATGTCGCAGTAGTGGACGCCGGAGCCGGCGAGGGTAGACCACGCTCGCTGTCCTCGGCGCACAGGTCGCGCCTGCGGAGGCATCGCTTAGGTCTCCCTCGCCGGCTCCGGCGTCAGTCCGTCACGCGCAACCGGAACACCACGGGGTTCGCCGGGTCGGGGCAGCACACGAGCGCCTCGCCCTCGGCCTCCCAGGGGAAGCTTCCACCAAAGCGGAGCGGCTGCAGGAACGGCAGCATCGCCGCGTACGCCCAGCCGCATATGCCGGCGGGAACGAGCGCGGAGTCGACCTCCCATCGGTCGCCGACCGCATGTCCGATCGAGCACGCGCCGGTACCCTGGATCTCCGTGATCTCGATCGTCACACGCCGGCCCTCCGGCGGTGCCGTCCGCCGCTCGGTCACGACCCGCCCCCGCTTGCGGCCACGACCTCCTCGTACGGCTGCACCACCACGAAGCCTTGGCCGTCGAAACGCATCTGGAACGTCTCACCGCTCGCTCGGCCGATGAACGTCTTCAGGTTCACGTCGGTCTTCACCGAGGTCTGCATGCCCTCCGACCACGCAACCGTGGCGTTCGGGTCGGTGAAGAGCGGGTAGTTGGGCGCCACGCCGAGGACGAGCGGCCTGCCATGCGTTGTGATCGCCACGTAGCCGGTGCCCGACAGCTTCAGCGAGAACAGACCGCCCGCCATCATGCTCGCTCCGCCCGTCAGCACGATGTCCCATGCCAGCGAATCCGAATACGCCAGGCAGTCGCTCCCGTTCACGAAGATCGACTCGTTGTCCAGGTACAGGATCGTGATCTCCTTGCCCTGGTCGGCGCAGTACAAGATGCCCGAACCGGTGACCTTGGTGGTCGCAGCCTTCTCGCCCGTCGCCATAGTCTTCAGGAACTTGCCCGCGCTGCCCGCACCGGCGCGCTCGAAACCGAGTTGCCCGTAGTACCCGATCATCGCGCCCATCTTCGTGAACACCGAGCCGTTATCGAGGTGGATCTCGAGCATCTTCTTGCTCTCGAGTTGCCATGTGCCGCCGGTGTCCTGCTGTGCGTGCGCGGCAACGAAGTCGCCAAGCCGGACCGCCACGCCTGCTCCAACGCTGTCGCCCATCACAGACCCCCTGTCCCGTGTGCCGGTGGATGTCCACCTGGCACGCCACGATGCGTACGCCTATGCGGCTATATCCCCACATCCCTGTTCTCGTAGAGCAACCACAGCGCCTGGGTGCCGAGTTCGGCTCCATCGTGTTCCATCAGACGCGTGTACAGCCTCTCGGCAAGCTCCAGACCGGGCAGAGCAAGTTCGAGACGATGCGCCTCCTCGATGGCGATGCGGAGGTCCTTCACGAAGTGCTTCACGAAGAAGCCCGGGGTGAAGTCGCCTGCGATGATCCGTGGACCGTACGCACCCCACGACCATGAGTTCGCGCCCCCTCCTGAGAGTGCCGCGTGCGCCTTCTCCAGGTCGAGGCCGGCGGCCTTCGCGTACTGCAGCGCCTCCACCAGGCCGAGCATCGTACCCGCGATCCCGATCTGGTTGGCCATCTTGGTGTGCTGGCCCGCGCCCGGCCCACCCATATGGGAGTAGGTCTTACCCATGACCTCGAAGAGCGGGAGCGCCCGCTCGAACCCTGCGCGCTCCCCGCCCGCCATGATCGTGAGCGTCCCGTTGCGTGCGCCCACGTCGCCGCCGGACACCGGCGCATCCAGCGCGGTGAGACCCCGCGCAGCGGCGGCCCCTGCGATGCGCATGGCCAACGACGGAGTCGACGTGGTCATGTCCACGAGCAGAGCCCCTTGCACCGCGCGATCCACGATGCCGTCCGTGCCCAGATAGACGTGCTCGACATCGTGCGGATATCCAACGATGGTGATGGTGATCTCCGCCCTGGAAGCCGCCTCGCCCGCGGAGTCGGCCCACGTCGCCCCGGCAGCCAGGAGCGGCTCGGCTTTCGCCCGGCTCCGATTGTGGACCACGAGCGGATACCCCGCCTGCATGAGATTGTCCGCCATCGCGGCACCCATGACCCCGGTGCCGACGAAGGCGACGGTAGGATGAGCGGCCATGACGGTCTCCCTTCTCACGCGTGCGTGCTCCACCAGTATAGCGAGCGACAGGGCTTGACCGCCGCCCGCGATCCGCCGTCAGATGTGCTTGGGCAACTCCATCGTCACCCGCGTGTACGCCACCCGGAACCCAGCCCGCTGCTGGTTGCGCTCCGACGTGCCGCCGGGTGAGGCCTCGATCACCGCAAGGTCACACCCGGCCTCGACGGCCAACTGCAGCCGCGTGCGGAGCAACGCCGTCTGTACTCCCTTGTTGCGGAACGCCGGAAGCGTGGCGTCCCCGTTGAGCATCGCTGCACCATCGCCGATCACCAGCATCCCGGTGCCGGCGGGCTGCCCGTCCACGTAGCCGACGAGATGCATCGCATCGCGCCTCAGGGCGATCGCCCGCGCGAGCGCCATATCCTCATCGGTCACCGCACCGTCCTTGAACCCGCGCGCCTCCAACTCCGCCCAGAGCTCCCGGTCCCCGGCGCTCATCGCCTGACGCACCGTCACCAACGGTCCGTCCGGACCGACGGGCCCGCACGAGTGGTCGATGCCGTCCTCCCCATCGCCGAGTCGCTGCAGCAGTACGGTCTCGAATCCCGTCGCAACGAAGCCATACGTGGCCAGCCAGCGCATCAGGGAGGCATCCGCATACGGACACACATCGATCCGCGCCTGTTCATCACGCTCGGCGAAGAAGGCGATGAGCGCCGCTACCTCCTCCTGCTCGACCGGACCGCTCATGCCGAGACCGAACGCGGAGTTCACGATGTTCCCATGGGAGTACCAGAAGGCTCCCCCACCGCCGACCCTGAAGGTGGTGGCCTCAGGGTAGATGGCGCTCGCGCGTGCCTCGTCCACATATCGCGCAAGATCGGACACGCCTACCGCCTCGACGCGGCGAACAAGGTCCGACTCGATCAGCAGATCCTGTGTCATGCGGCCTCCTCCGGCGCTGGTCGCACCTCGACCCCGTCGGAGCGTGGCGGCTCGACCGGCCGCAGCACGAACACTGCCGCAACGATGAACACCCCGAGCGACGCGAGCGCCCACGTGCGTCCAAGACCCATCCCGTCGGCCACCAGCGCCCACATGAACGGGCCGAGCACCGTTGCGAAGCGGCCGACGATCGCGTACAGGCCGAAGAACTCGCCGAGTTTCGCCGGAGGCGACAGTTGCGTCATGAGCACGCGGTCCGCCGCCCAGGCGCCGCCGATGCCGGCGCCGCCGCCGACCGCCACAAGCCAACCGACAGCCTGCACGCCGCTCACCGCCGCGATGATGGCCGCAGCCAATCCCACCAGTTGCGACCCGAGCGCGGCCATGAGCAGACGCTTGGAGCCGTACCGGTCGGCGAGCCGCCCCGCCACCATCGCGCCGAGCCCTGCGCAGGTGATGCCCAGGAGCGCGAGGCGGTCGGTCTGTGCGTCGGTGAAACCGAGCTCCATCTTCGCGAACACCGCGTTGAACAGGAAGACCGTGTTGATGGCATCCGTGTACAGGAACCGCCCGATGAGGAACCTCACCACACCCTTGTGTTGCGCCGCACTCTTCCACGCGTCGCCCATCGCAATGAACACGGATCCAAGACCGGGCGGCATCCCCGGAAGCCGGGGCCGCGGACGCTCACGGATCCATACGAACGCCGGTAGCGCGAACACGAGGAACGCCACAGCAAGCGCCCGGAACACGGCGGCGTATCCTGCCCTTGGCAGCAGGTAGACGCCGATGCCCAGAGCGAGGGCTGAACCGATGTAGCCGATCGCCACTCCGATACCCGAGACGAGTCCTCGCGTCCGCTCGGTGCTGACATCGGGAAGCAGCGCGTCGTAGACGAGGGCTCCCAGGTGGAATCCCACCGTGCCTATCGCGTAGAACACGAGCGAGGGCACGACCCCCCATGTGGCCAGGAGCGCCGTGGCAGCGACGCAGACGAGCGTGGAGACAGCCAGGTAGGGGACGCGCCGACCCCGGTGGTCGGTGAGGGCGCCGAGCCACGGACCCAGCACGATGACCGCGACCATGGCCGGGATGATGGCCGCACTCAGCATCCAGTCGGAGCCGCCGCGGTGCTCGACGAGCCACAGACCGAAGTACCTGCTGCCGACGCCGAGCGCGAACGTCGTGTTGGCGAGATCGTAAAGGACCCATGCCGCCACGCTCCTGCGTGCGGGTGTCCAGCCCGACCCCTGCCCGTGTGCGTCCATCAGCCTCCCGCCCGTGTGCCGTCGTGGGAAGTGTAGCGTATCGGCCCCGCACAGAACGCGGGGGCGGCGATGAAGGCCGCTCGGGAGGGAACATAGAGAGTACGGACCTGACGACGGATACGAGGAGGTGCGGATGATGGAAGCCATCGACCGGTGGCGCGAAGCCGTTCCGGAGGAGTCGCGCGTTGAGACCGGGCTCGCAGCGGGGTTCGTGGCTGGCGGCCTTCTTGCCGCAGCAGTCATGCTTATGAGCAAGCGCCGCGGGTTCTTCGCGTGGGCGATCCCCGGCGCCATCTTCGCCGTGGGCGCCGTCCTGCTGTCGGATGTCGTGATCGATGTCCGCGCGGAGCGGATCATGGAAGCCGAGGACCTCATCCACCACGAGCTCGCCTCGCTCGATCCACTTGCGAGAGCGCAGGTGCTGAAGTCGGTGGGCGAGCGCGAAGTGGACGCGGTGCTGGGAGACTGACGCGGTACGGCACAGACGAACGCCCGGTCTCAGGCAGGCCGGGCGTTCGTCTGTGCGCTATTGGTCTCAGAATAGAGGTGTCCCGAGAAACCTCACCAGCGAGACCCACTACTCCGCGACTTCCCGTTTCACACCGTTGGGGCCTGCAAGGCTCTGACCAGCTTTCGCGAAGCCATCCGCCTACACACCCCGCCGGCAGCTACTGGTACGCCGCTTTTGGCGGTTCGCCCGGTTCGACCTCTCGGGACGACCCCACTCTACGACACCTGCTCGGTCGCTGCAAGCGAATTTCGCACGATTGCAGAGATTGCCGCCGAACGGTCGTTCTGTAGCCCCGAATGGCACATAGAGGATGCTGAACGGCTTCTCCTGGGTCCGAACGGACCACTACACACGTGTCGGGGCGTTCGCTTCTCCCTCGACCCCCTCGGCAACGAGTTCGATCACGGCGTCAAGAGCGGCCACAGCCTTCGCGAGGGCCACCAACTCAGTGCCATCGATGTCTGGATGCGCCACCCTTGTGCGGATCTCCGACACGATGGAGGCATGTGCCTCCAGCAACGTGTCCAGATGCTCGGGCGTGCGGAACGTGGCGTGCTGCAGATCAGAAGGCGCTCCTCTCGCCTGCGACTCCGGATCCCGCCCCCGTGCGTCGTGCTGATACATGTCCATGACACCACTCCCCTGGATCGGCGGCCGTCCAGCCGCACTACTCCTGGCCCCTGACAGGACCCTAGCAGGGGGGTATGACACGGACGCCGCAGCGTACTCAGCCGAGGAGGCGCAGGAGGACCTCGTTCACGACGGCCGGATTGCCCTGGCCGCGCATCTCGCGCATGACCTGGCCCACGAAGAACCCTATGACTGCGGTCTTGCCCGCGCGATAGCTGGCCACTTCGTCCGGATGCGCCGCAAGCACCGCCTCGGCGACCGTTTCGATCGCGCCGGTATCCGAGACCTGCTTCATCCCACGCGCTTCGACGATCGCGCCAGGCGCGTCACCGGTCCCGGCGGCCTCGGCGAAGACCTGCTTGGCCTGCTTGCCGCTGATGGCCCCGTCCTCGACGAGCCCGATGAGCTCGGCCAGCATCGCTGGCGTCACACGCGCCTCGCCGATGGCGATCCCCGCGGCATTCAGGTGCGCCGTCAGGTCACCGAGCATCCAGTTGGCCACCTGCTTGGCGCGGTCGGCGCCGGCGATCTCCACGGCGGCGTCGAAGTAGCAGCCCGTCGCGGTATCCGCGGCGAGCATCGTCGCGTCGGCCTTGGGTAGGACGTACTCGGCCATGTACCGGTCGCGGCGCGCGTCGGGCAGCTCAGGCAACCGCGCCGCCAGCGACGCGATCCACTGGGGCTCGAAGCTGAACGGCACCATGTCTGGCTCGGGGAAGTACCGGTAGTCGTGCGCCTCTTCCTTGCTGCGCAGGCCGCTCGTGCGGCGCGCGGTTGCGTCCCAGTGGCGCGTCTCCTGGACCACGGCCTCCCCGGCGTCCAGCAGGTCCGCCTGACGCACGATCTCGTAGGCGAGCGCGTCGTGGAGCGCCTTGAACGAGTTCATGTTCTTGATCTCGGTCTTGGTGCCGAACTCGGCCCGGCCGCGCGGCCTGATCGACACGTTGCCGTCCACGCGCATGGAGCCTTCCTCCATGCTGCAGTCGCTCACACCGAGCGCGAGCCAGATGCTCCGCAGCTTCTGGGCAAAGCGCCGCGCCTCCTCCGGCGTGCGGATATCGGGCTCGCTCACGAGCTCCATGAGCGGCGTGCCAGCGCGGTTGAAGTCCACAAGCGAGTGCGTGGCGCCAGCGATGCGGCCTTCCGAGCCGCCCACGTGCACCATCTTGCCCGTGTCCTCCTCGAGGTGGATCCGCGTGATGCCGATCGGCACGCGATAGCCACCGTCCTCGGCCACAGGCGTCGGACCGTCGGCCGCAACGCCGCCGCCCAGGTCCAGCCGCTCGGCCACACCCGGCCCGTCGACCTCGACATCGATCACGCCACCCGAGCAGAACGGCAGGTCGTACTGGGAGATCTGGTAATCCTTGGGCATGTCGGGATAGAAGTACTGCTTGCGGTGGAACTGGCTCCAGAGCGCGATATCGCACTCGGTGGCGAGCCCGGCCAGAACCGTCCACTCGATGGCCGCCTCGTTGGGCACCGGCAGTGCGCCGGGCATGCCGAGGCACACCGGGCACACCCGCGTATTGGGCTCGCCGCCGAAAGCGACCGGGCATCCGCAGAACATCTTCGTGTCCGCGGCGGTGATCTCGGTATGGATCTCGAGACCGATGACGGCCTCGTAGCGTTCGAGCACGTCGAGCAGACGGTCTTTCGGCAAGACGGGACTCCCCTCATGGGTGCGAGATGTGCGGCGTACGGCTCCGATTCTACCTGAGCGGACCGACGTCTGGCCCATACGACGCGGCAGGCCGGCCACCAAGGACCGACCTGCCGCGTCCGAGCGCTGAGAGAATCGGCGTCACCAGAGGAGAGCGCGCGCCGAAGCACGGACCGGTCCGGTGAGAACCTGCGCTCCGCCCAGGTATCTGATCTCGTAGATCATGTCCTTGTGCTCCGAGAGCACCGCGCCCGCATCCGGACTGAGGCTGGTGCCGCGCGTGAGAAGCACCGGGCAGCAGTCGTTGCCCTGCAGCACCCCGCCGGCGAGCGCGTCGGGGAAGTCCTCGCCTGTCGTGAGCGCCGGGCGCGACATCAGCATGCCGAGACCATCGAAGCCCACCGTTGCGACCTCCGCGGACGTCGCATAGCGGTTGGGACCCCAGATGCGCATGAAGCCCATGAACGGCGATGCGTCGAGCGTGTCGGCCACCCCCGTGCTCACGACCGCCGTGCCTCCGATGATGTAGCCGTGGTTCGACGGATTGCCGCCCCAGTCGTTACGGATCATGGCGTCAGCCACATCACCCGGAAGGGCGTCCGTGGGCGTGAGGTAGATCGGCCAGCCGTTCGCCGCCGCTATCGGTGCGGCCGACAAGGCGTCGGGGAAGTCGGCGCCCGTGCACACGAACGCGGTCCCGTCGTAGAGAGAGCCGCGCATCGCCTTCACCTCGGCCGCGATCTCGATGGCGGTCTCGTAGCGGTCGGCGCCGTCGAGCCGCGTGGCGATGTCCATGGAGGTGAGCGCCTTGGCGGCCTTCAGCACGTCATCGCTCACCGCCGCGGTACCGCCGAGGACGTAGACCCGCTTCGGGGCGAGCCGCGTGATCTCGGCTGCAACCGCCGAAGGCAACGCGTCCGGAGGCGTGAGCAGCAGCGGGCCCTGGACCGTGCCGGCCAATGCGGTGCCCCCGAGGGCGTCGGGCCAGTTGAACGCGGTGGCCAAGACCACGATGTCGACACTTCCATCCACCGGATACGCCATCCGTGAGGCCTCCACCGCCGTCAGGAAGCGATCCGCTCCCGCCACCTCGGTCTCCTCGGTAGCCACCGCAACGCTCCACTTGGAGATGCGGTGGTTCGCCGTGTCGGCGATGTAGACCGTCCGGTCGGGACCGAGGGCGATGCCACGCGGATGCGAGACCTGCACGTCACCGGAGCCGAAGGAGGCGAAGACCCGCTCCGTCCCTCCTGCGGCATCGAACACCTGGACGCGGTGCCCGTCGGTCTCCACCACGAACGACCGGCCGACGGGGTCGACCGCCACGCTCGCAGGCGTCAGGAAGTCACCGTACGCGATGCCGTGGCCACCCCAGCTGAGCACCGGCACGAGCGGATCCCCATCGTAGACGACCACCGACTCGGTCAGGCCGCCCATCGTCCCGGTGGTGGTGTGGATCAGCCCGTCCTCCGAGACGTCGATACCGGTGGTGGGGGTGCCCTCGGGAAGCCATGTCCCGCACCCGTCTCCGTACGTGTTCCAGATCTGGAGGTTGCCGAGCAGCGTGTCCGTAAGATACACATGACCGTCAAGCGAAGCCCCGAGACCCACGGGGGCGTCGATGGTCGTTCAACTCGCCGCCTCGTCGAACGGCGGACTCGGATTCGCAAGCAGCGCCTGATAACGGTTGACCAGCCCCCCGTTGCCCATCTGCCCCACGTACACGTTCCCCCAGCGGTCGCACGCGAGCGACCTCGGCGATGAGAGCGGCTGCCCCGCCCATCCCACCGACGTCTTGCCAAGGAACGCGCCGTCGGGATCGAAGACCTGCACTCGCCGGTCCGCGGGATCCGACACACCGGTCACGTAGACGTGGCCCCACTTGTCCACCTCGACGTCCAGCGGACCGCTGAACTGCCCGTCGAGCGCGCCCTCGCTACCCCAGTTCCGTTCCCAGGTCACACCCGTAACCGGCACCGCGACGGCCCCGGGGGCAGGCATCACCGCGAACATGACCGTGGTGGAAAGGAACGACAGTGCCAGAAGGCGAAGCGATCGCTTCATGACGCACCCCCATGCCCAGGCGCCCGCGCACGCGGGTGCACCCAACCCCTATGGGTGATGTACCCGCATCGCACATGCTCCAGGCACTGGAGCGCTACGTCGAACGTCCGGTTTCCCGGCGTCGCATCAGGCCAGCGCGCGCACCGTTGGCGGAACCGGATCGAAGCCCGTGGCCGCCTCGAACGCCGCAGCCGCACGCAGGATCGTCGTCTCGGCGAAGTGGTCGCCGATGATCTGCAGCCCGATCGGCAGTCCTGTCCCCGGACAGACTCCGCTTGGCACACTGATCGCGCAGTTCCCGGCAAGGTTCACCGGTATCGTGTACACATCGTTGAGGTACATCGTGAACGGATCAGACTTCTCGCCGAAGGTGAACGCCACCTCAGGCGTGGTGGGGGTGAGAAGCACGTCGAAGCGCTCGAACGCCGAGCGGAAGTCCTCGATGATCCGTGTCCGGGCCTTCTGCGCCTGCCCGTAGTAGGCATCGTAGTAGCCCGCCGACAACGCATACGTGCCGAGCATGATCCTGCGGATGGTCTCCGGACCGAACCCTTCGGCGCGTGAACGCGCGTAGAGGTCCGTCACGTCCTCCGCATCGGGAACGCGCAGACCGTACCGGATGCCGTCGAAGCGAGCGAGGTTGGATGAGGCCTCTGCCGGCCCGATCACGTAGTATGCGGACAGCCCGTGCTTCGCACTCGGCAGATCCACCTCTCCCACCTCGGCGCCGAGCGAAGCGAAGGTCTCCGCGGCGGCCGCGACGCTCGCACGTATCTCCCGGCCGCAGCCGTCCATCTCGAGCATGTCGGTGACGAGACCCACGCGGAGTCCGGCAACGCCCCCCTCGAGGAGAGACCCGTACGGAACGACCGGCTCCGGTGACGACGTGGCGTCCATGGGGTCTTCGCCGGCGATCGCCTCGAGCGCCAGTGCCACGTCCTCCACCGACGTGCCGAACGGTCCGATCTGGTCGAGCGAAGAGCCGAACGCCACGATGCCGTAGCGGCTGACGCGTCCGTACGTGGGCTTCAGGGCAACGGTCCCGGTGAGCGCGCCGGGCTGCCTGATCGAGCCGCCCGTGTCGCTGCCGAGAGAGATGCTGGTCATCCCTGCCGCCACGCACGCGGCGCTCCCGCCCGAGGAGCCCCCGGGCACGCGATCCAGGTCCCATGGGTTGCGTGTGGGCCCGAACGCCGAGTTCTCGGTCGACGAGCCGAACGCGAACTCGTCCATGTTGCACTTCCCAATGGGAAGCGCGC
The sequence above is drawn from the Anaerosoma tenue genome and encodes:
- a CDS encoding TIGR04076 family protein; the protein is MTIEITEIQGTGACSIGHAVGDRWEVDSALVPAGICGWAYAAMLPFLQPLRFGGSFPWEAEGEALVCCPDPANPVVFRLRVTD
- a CDS encoding AIM24 family protein → MGDSVGAGVAVRLGDFVAAHAQQDTGGTWQLESKKMLEIHLDNGSVFTKMGAMIGYYGQLGFERAGAGSAGKFLKTMATGEKAATTKVTGSGILYCADQGKEITILYLDNESIFVNGSDCLAYSDSLAWDIVLTGGASMMAGGLFSLKLSGTGYVAITTHGRPLVLGVAPNYPLFTDPNATVAWSEGMQTSVKTDVNLKTFIGRASGETFQMRFDGQGFVVVQPYEEVVAASGGGS
- a CDS encoding NAD(P)-dependent oxidoreductase; the encoded protein is MAAHPTVAFVGTGVMGAAMADNLMQAGYPLVVHNRSRAKAEPLLAAGATWADSAGEAASRAEITITIVGYPHDVEHVYLGTDGIVDRAVQGALLVDMTTSTPSLAMRIAGAAAARGLTALDAPVSGGDVGARNGTLTIMAGGERAGFERALPLFEVMGKTYSHMGGPGAGQHTKMANQIGIAGTMLGLVEALQYAKAAGLDLEKAHAALSGGGANSWSWGAYGPRIIAGDFTPGFFVKHFVKDLRIAIEEAHRLELALPGLELAERLYTRLMEHDGAELGTQALWLLYENRDVGI
- a CDS encoding GNAT family N-acetyltransferase translates to MTQDLLIESDLVRRVEAVGVSDLARYVDEARASAIYPEATTFRVGGGGAFWYSHGNIVNSAFGLGMSGPVEQEEVAALIAFFAERDEQARIDVCPYADASLMRWLATYGFVATGFETVLLQRLGDGEDGIDHSCGPVGPDGPLVTVRQAMSAGDRELWAELEARGFKDGAVTDEDMALARAIALRRDAMHLVGYVDGQPAGTGMLVIGDGAAMLNGDATLPAFRNKGVQTALLRTRLQLAVEAGCDLAVIEASPGGTSERNQQRAGFRVAYTRVTMELPKHI
- a CDS encoding MFS transporter translates to MDAHGQGSGWTPARRSVAAWVLYDLANTTFALGVGSRYFGLWLVEHRGGSDWMLSAAIIPAMVAVIVLGPWLGALTDHRGRRVPYLAVSTLVCVAATALLATWGVVPSLVFYAIGTVGFHLGALVYDALLPDVSTERTRGLVSGIGVAIGYIGSALALGIGVYLLPRAGYAAVFRALAVAFLVFALPAFVWIRERPRPRLPGMPPGLGSVFIAMGDAWKSAAQHKGVVRFLIGRFLYTDAINTVFLFNAVFAKMELGFTDAQTDRLALLGITCAGLGAMVAGRLADRYGSKRLLMAALGSQLVGLAAAIIAAVSGVQAVGWLVAVGGGAGIGGAWAADRVLMTQLSPPAKLGEFFGLYAIVGRFATVLGPFMWALVADGMGLGRTWALASLGVFIVAAVFVLRPVEPPRSDGVEVRPAPEEAA
- the gatB gene encoding Asp-tRNA(Asn)/Glu-tRNA(Gln) amidotransferase subunit GatB is translated as MPKDRLLDVLERYEAVIGLEIHTEITAADTKMFCGCPVAFGGEPNTRVCPVCLGMPGALPVPNEAAIEWTVLAGLATECDIALWSQFHRKQYFYPDMPKDYQISQYDLPFCSGGVIDVEVDGPGVAERLDLGGGVAADGPTPVAEDGGYRVPIGITRIHLEEDTGKMVHVGGSEGRIAGATHSLVDFNRAGTPLMELVSEPDIRTPEEARRFAQKLRSIWLALGVSDCSMEEGSMRVDGNVSIRPRGRAEFGTKTEIKNMNSFKALHDALAYEIVRQADLLDAGEAVVQETRHWDATARRTSGLRSKEEAHDYRYFPEPDMVPFSFEPQWIASLAARLPELPDARRDRYMAEYVLPKADATMLAADTATGCYFDAAVEIAGADRAKQVANWMLGDLTAHLNAAGIAIGEARVTPAMLAELIGLVEDGAISGKQAKQVFAEAAGTGDAPGAIVEARGMKQVSDTGAIETVAEAVLAAHPDEVASYRAGKTAVIGFFVGQVMREMRGQGNPAVVNEVLLRLLG
- a CDS encoding cell wall-binding repeat-containing protein, with protein sequence MGLGASLDGHVYLTDTLLGNLQIWNTYGDGCGTWLPEGTPTTGIDVSEDGLIHTTTGTMGGLTESVVVYDGDPLVPVLSWGGHGIAYGDFLTPASVAVDPVGRSFVVETDGHRVQVFDAAGGTERVFASFGSGDVQVSHPRGIALGPDRTVYIADTANHRISKWSVAVATEETEVAGADRFLTAVEASRMAYPVDGSVDIVVLATAFNWPDALGGTALAGTVQGPLLLTPPDALPSAVAAEITRLAPKRVYVLGGTAAVSDDVLKAAKALTSMDIATRLDGADRYETAIEIAAEVKAMRGSLYDGTAFVCTGADFPDALSAAPIAAANGWPIYLTPTDALPGDVADAMIRNDWGGNPSNHGYIIGGTAVVSTGVADTLDASPFMGFMRIWGPNRYATSAEVATVGFDGLGMLMSRPALTTGEDFPDALAGGVLQGNDCCPVLLTRGTSLSPDAGAVLSEHKDMIYEIRYLGGAQVLTGPVRASARALLW
- a CDS encoding NHL repeat-containing protein, producing MKRSLRLLALSFLSTTVMFAVMPAPGAVAVPVTGVTWERNWGSEGALDGQFSGPLDVEVDKWGHVYVTGVSDPADRRVQVFDPDGAFLGKTSVGWAGQPLSSPRSLACDRWGNVYVGQMGNGGLVNRYQALLANPSPPFDEAAS
- the gatA gene encoding Asp-tRNA(Asn)/Glu-tRNA(Gln) amidotransferase subunit GatA, producing the protein MSTLDLSALSARQVRDGIVAGDHSAREVVDAAYARVEALDDRVHAFLQLTPELAYEAAERVDAARAAGNPLPPLAGVPAGLKDNMNLLGTRTTCGSRMLETYESVYDCTAVRRLLDAGALPIGKCNMDEFAFGSSTENSAFGPTRNPWDLDRVPGGSSGGSAACVAAGMTSISLGSDTGGSIRQPGALTGTVALKPTYGRVSRYGIVAFGSSLDQIGPFGTSVEDVALALEAIAGEDPMDATSSPEPVVPYGSLLEGGVAGLRVGLVTDMLEMDGCGREIRASVAAAAETFASLGAEVGEVDLPSAKHGLSAYYVIGPAEASSNLARFDGIRYGLRVPDAEDVTDLYARSRAEGFGPETIRRIMLGTYALSAGYYDAYYGQAQKARTRIIEDFRSAFERFDVLLTPTTPEVAFTFGEKSDPFTMYLNDVYTIPVNLAGNCAISVPSGVCPGTGLPIGLQIIGDHFAETTILRAAAAFEAATGFDPVPPTVRALA